Proteins found in one Longimicrobium terrae genomic segment:
- a CDS encoding MBL fold metallo-hydrolase encodes MADEAVAGDVTVRGFAGGVFSQNTYLLSCAGTGAGILVDPGAATAEALAAARAAGITIEQIVLTHAHIDHVEGLSLAKKETGAPVFLHPADAQLYQNAPTQAEWFGLRMDPLPPVDGELAHGGTVTFGDCTMAVRFAPGHAPGHVILVGDGVAVVGDVIFAGSIGRTDLPGGDLPTLMESIRQQVLTLPDETTLHTGHGGDTTVGRERRSNPFLTGVYGGGGFA; translated from the coding sequence TGTTCTCGCAGAACACCTATCTGCTTTCCTGCGCGGGCACCGGCGCCGGCATCCTGGTAGATCCGGGAGCCGCCACCGCCGAGGCGCTTGCGGCCGCCCGCGCGGCGGGGATCACCATCGAGCAGATCGTGCTGACCCACGCGCACATCGACCACGTGGAAGGACTGTCGCTGGCCAAAAAGGAAACGGGCGCGCCCGTCTTCCTCCACCCGGCGGATGCGCAGCTCTACCAGAACGCGCCAACGCAGGCAGAGTGGTTCGGCCTGCGGATGGACCCGCTTCCCCCGGTGGACGGCGAACTGGCGCACGGCGGCACCGTGACCTTTGGCGACTGCACGATGGCGGTCCGCTTCGCGCCGGGGCATGCGCCGGGGCACGTGATCCTGGTCGGCGACGGCGTGGCGGTGGTGGGCGACGTGATCTTCGCGGGCTCCATCGGCCGCACCGACCTGCCCGGCGGCGACCTGCCCACGCTGATGGAAAGCATTCGCCAGCAGGTGCTTACGCTGCCGGACGAGACCACGCTGCACACCGGCCACGGCGGCGACACCACGGTGGGCCGCGAGCGCCGGTCCAATCCGTTCCTCACCGGTGTCTACGGCGGCGGCGGGTTCGCATGA
- the purN gene encoding phosphoribosylglycinamide formyltransferase produces the protein MSVPARIAVLASGGGSNLQALIDRFHPDPHASARVALVIASRDGIGAIGRAERAGIDAVVLDARAVTADEFRDSFLAALDTHRIDLVVLAGWLQLVPAEVVARYHGRMINIHPALLPAFGGHGMYGMRVHRAVIQSGARVSGATVHLVNERYDEGAILAQWPVPVLPDDTPEALAARVLAVEHRLLPLAVEAIALHARPLPSGSGPLAFGLMDGAPDDDSMRRAIRLPDA, from the coding sequence GTGTCCGTCCCCGCGCGCATCGCGGTGCTTGCCTCCGGCGGAGGCAGCAACCTGCAGGCGCTGATCGACCGCTTTCACCCCGATCCGCACGCCTCCGCGCGCGTCGCGCTGGTCATCGCCAGCCGTGACGGCATCGGTGCGATCGGGCGGGCGGAGCGCGCCGGGATCGACGCCGTCGTGCTGGATGCGCGCGCGGTGACGGCTGACGAGTTCCGCGACTCCTTTCTCGCCGCGCTCGACACGCACCGCATCGACCTCGTGGTGCTCGCCGGGTGGCTGCAACTGGTTCCCGCGGAGGTCGTGGCGCGCTACCACGGGCGGATGATCAACATCCACCCCGCCCTGCTTCCCGCGTTTGGCGGGCACGGGATGTACGGCATGCGCGTGCACCGCGCCGTCATCCAGTCCGGCGCGCGCGTGTCCGGCGCCACCGTGCATCTGGTGAACGAACGCTACGACGAGGGCGCCATCCTGGCCCAGTGGCCCGTCCCCGTGCTGCCGGACGACACGCCGGAAGCCCTTGCCGCGCGCGTACTTGCGGTGGAGCACCGCCTGCTTCCGCTCGCGGTGGAGGCCATCGCCCTCCACGCCCGCCCCCTGCCGTCCGGGAGCGGGCCGCTGGCGTTCGGGCTGATGGACGGCGCGCCGGACGACGATTCCATGCGCCGCGCGATCCGGCTTCCGGACGCCTGA